The following proteins are encoded in a genomic region of Geothermobacter hydrogeniphilus:
- the rocF gene encoding arginase: protein MTKRRKVQIIGVPMDLGQDQRGVDLGPGALRYAGLAAKLRRLDLQVDDAGNLPIPVRDALDPSRPERFRNAILQVCETLYRVVARAVMDGYIPLILGGDHSLAIGSVGGASDAASTGLLWIDAHGDFNTPRSSPSGNIHGMPLATLLGEGDPGLVNVGRKGAKLRGEDVVLLGIRDLDDEEKERVRASGICVLTMRDIDQRGMGAVMEEALERLSGHARLHVSLDVDAVDPREAPGVGTPVPGGLSYREAQLVMEMVADSGRLAALDIVEINPILDHRNQTAQLAVALAASLFGQRIL, encoded by the coding sequence ATGACGAAGCGGCGCAAGGTTCAGATCATCGGCGTGCCGATGGATCTCGGACAGGATCAGCGTGGGGTCGATCTCGGTCCCGGCGCGTTGCGCTACGCCGGTCTGGCGGCAAAGCTGCGGCGGCTCGACCTGCAGGTCGATGATGCCGGCAACCTGCCGATTCCGGTGCGGGACGCCCTTGACCCCTCTCGGCCGGAACGGTTCCGCAACGCTATCCTGCAGGTCTGCGAGACCCTCTACCGGGTTGTCGCGCGGGCGGTCATGGACGGGTATATACCGCTGATCCTCGGCGGTGATCATTCGCTGGCCATCGGTTCGGTCGGTGGCGCGAGTGACGCGGCGTCGACCGGCCTGTTGTGGATCGACGCCCACGGCGACTTCAACACGCCGCGCTCTTCCCCGTCCGGCAATATCCACGGCATGCCGCTGGCGACCCTGCTCGGCGAAGGCGACCCGGGGCTGGTCAATGTCGGCCGCAAGGGCGCCAAGCTGCGCGGCGAGGACGTGGTGCTGCTCGGCATCCGTGATCTTGACGACGAGGAGAAGGAGCGTGTCCGCGCCAGCGGCATCTGCGTCCTGACCATGCGCGATATTGACCAGCGCGGCATGGGAGCCGTCATGGAGGAGGCCCTGGAGCGGCTTTCCGGTCATGCCAGGCTGCACGTCAGTCTCGATGTTGATGCCGTCGACCCGCGCGAGGCCCCCGGGGTCGGAACCCCGGTTCCCGGCGGTCTCAGTTACCGCGAGGCGCAGTTGGTGATGGAGATGGTCGCCGATTCCGGTCGCCTTGCCGCTCTCGATATTGTTGAAATCAACCCGATCCTCGATCACCGCAACCAGACCGCGCAACTGGCAGTCGCCCTGGCCGCTTCGCTGTTCGGCCAGCGGATCCTCTGA